The Rhodothermia bacterium genome segment CGCCATCCGGCCCCAAATCAATCACCCAATCTGCCGTTTTGACCACCTCCATATTGTGCTCAATCACCAAAACCGAATTGCCTTTTTCTACCAAGGCGTGCAGTACCTGCAACAAATGCCTGATGTCCTCAAAATGAAGTCCAGTGGTAGGTTCATCTAAAATATAGAGGGTTTTTCCCGTAGCTGGTCGTGAGAGTTCGGTCGCCAATTTGATGCGCTGCGCTTCGCCACCGGAAAGGGTCGTGGCTTGTTGACCCAATCGGATGTATCCCAAGCCAACAGCGGCCAATGTTTGGACTTTTTTGCGGATATTCGGAACGGCCTCAAAATAGTCTAACGCCTCTTCTACGGTCATATCCAAGACATCCGCAATGGTCTTGCCTTTATACTTAACCTCTAGCGTTTCTTGGTTATAGCGTTTTCCTTTGCAGGTTTCACATTCCACATAGACATCGGGCAGGAAGTTCATCTCTAATTTCTTGATACCCGCACCGGTACATGTTTCGCAACGCCCGCCTTTAACATTAAAGGAGAAGCGTCCGGGTTTATATCCCCGAATTTTGGACTCTGGAGCGTTTGCAAAGAGGTCTCGGATGTGGGTGAACAAGCCTGTATAGGTGGCTGGATTAGAACGCGGTGTACGGCCAATCGGGGATTGATCCATGTCTATCACCTTGTCTAAATGTTCAAGCCCCAAGATTTCACCATAAGGCAGGGGTGTCCGTTGGCCATGATGGAAGTGATTGACCAAAATGGGATAGAGGGTGTGGTTGATTAAACTTGACTTACCCGAACCTGATACACCTGTCACACAAACAAATTTGCCCAAAGGAATCTGCAAGGTATCACCCTTTAGGTTGTTCCCTTGTGCACCTGTAAGTTCAACGGATTTGCCATTTCCGGCTCTGCGAGTACTTCTAATGGGAATAAAACGGCGATCGGATAAATATTCGGCAGTTAGGCTCTGGATGTTTGAGTGTGGCTCGGTATATGCTTTGGGGCTTCCGGCTGCCATCACCTCGCCACCATGTTCGCCCGCTGCCGGCCCCAAATCCACCACAAAATCTGCTGCCTCTATCATTTCGCGGTCGTGCTCCACCACCAAGACCGAGTTGCCTAAATCCCTCAAATTTTCTAAGGAACGAATCAGCCGCACATTGTCTCGCGGATGGAGACCAATACTGGGTTCGTCTAATACATAAAGTACGCCCACCAATTGTGTACCGATCTGTGTGGCCAAGCGAATCCGTTGGCTTTCGCCGCCAGAAAGCGTCCTTGCTGCACGGTCTAAGCCTAAATAATGCAGGCCTACATTTAATAAAAAGTCCAAACGGTCGTTTATTTCCTTCAAAATAGGTTGTGCAATGGCGGCTTTATTTCCGCTAAAAGAGAGTCCTGCCAGTGTATTCCTCAAGGTGAACAAGTCCATCCGCACCAAGTCCGAGATCTTAAAGTCACCAACGCGATAGGATAGACTTTCCGGCTTAAGCCTTCCGCCTTTACAATCAGGGCAGCTACGCAGTCGTAAAAAAGACTCTGCCCATTTCCTGATTTCATTCGAGGTGGTGTTCTGATAAAAATTCCAAACGTACTGATTAAGACCCGCCCAACGATGTTTATACGTCACCATCCGATCTTTGTGTTTATACTGGATGTCGAAAACCTCTTCACCGGCGCCTTCCATCAATACCCGCAATTGTTCATCGCTGAGCTTTTCAATTGGGGTTTGAAACGAAAAATGATACGCCTTGGCGACTGCCCCCAGTTGCGAAAAAGCAAA includes the following:
- the uvrA gene encoding excinuclease ABC subunit UvrA, giving the protein MEETIIIRGAREHNLKNIDLDLPRNRLVVVTGLSGSGKSSLAFDTIYAEGQRRYMESLSAYARQFLGMMERPDVDFIDGLSPVIAIDQKTVSRNPRSTVGTVTEIYDFLRLLFARAADAYSYISGRPMRKQSDDEIIDTICSFPEGTRLFILAPVVRSRKGHYRELFEQVSRQGYERVRVDGEFREIEKDMRVDRYKIHDIEVVVDRIVVRSDIRPRVSQSVGKALEMGQDSLIVAIANGEDMVMSRNLTCPEDNLSYDDPSPNLFSFNTPYGACPTCNGLGNKLELEHALMIPDPTKSIEEGGLVPLGKPREMFAFSQLGAVAKAYHFSFQTPIEKLSDEQLRVLMEGAGEEVFDIQYKHKDRMVTYKHRWAGLNQYVWNFYQNTTSNEIRKWAESFLRLRSCPDCKGGRLKPESLSYRVGDFKISDLVRMDLFTLRNTLAGLSFSGNKAAIAQPILKEINDRLDFLLNVGLHYLGLDRAARTLSGGESQRIRLATQIGTQLVGVLYVLDEPSIGLHPRDNVRLIRSLENLRDLGNSVLVVEHDREMIEAADFVVDLGPAAGEHGGEVMAAGSPKAYTEPHSNIQSLTAEYLSDRRFIPIRSTRRAGNGKSVELTGAQGNNLKGDTLQIPLGKFVCVTGVSGSGKSSLINHTLYPILVNHFHHGQRTPLPYGEILGLEHLDKVIDMDQSPIGRTPRSNPATYTGLFTHIRDLFANAPESKIRGYKPGRFSFNVKGGRCETCTGAGIKKLEMNFLPDVYVECETCKGKRYNQETLEVKYKGKTIADVLDMTVEEALDYFEAVPNIRKKVQTLAAVGLGYIRLGQQATTLSGGEAQRIKLATELSRPATGKTLYILDEPTTGLHFEDIRHLLQVLHALVEKGNSVLVIEHNMEVVKTADWVIDLGPDGGAGGGQIVCTGTPEEVAQNAASVTGSFLKVELERAHYEDEAFVLNLEELRSEGSEEGGTDETEPDETSLNED